One Salmo salar chromosome ssa01, Ssal_v3.1, whole genome shotgun sequence DNA window includes the following coding sequences:
- the LOC123724404 gene encoding forkhead box protein I2-A, translating to MLLLIEEETRIRTQLEGIMNAFGQQPSNAQTSPIQHHSAQELLDMAVYCDNIGSMYQHQQNLHHGHHPQRPPAHPQSYGLGEYTSPTSNPYLWLNGPSIDTSPYLTGLNGASYIQSGYGANQRQFLPPPTGFGGADLGWLSISSQQELFKMVRPPYSYSALIAMAIQGAGDKRLTLSHIYQYVAENFPFYKKSKAGWQNSIRHNLSLNDCFKKVARDDDDPGKGNYWTLDPNCEKMFDNGNFRRKRKRRADLNGGDNNNTVLAVKSEDTAALKVSDTASIMSSSPPSLQDSPGSSEPESSLSPSVEHSPCYNNFVSTMNSMLAGSNNSSTREGARGNFGSGRHAMGDLSPHQTRENMSGLGSYSPSQITPLNSDTTHLSTANRMNCYTSAQNNHSGGLGLTNSLPNHFTVNHLIYSREGTEV from the exons ATGTTATTGTTGATAGAAGAAGAAACCAGGATTCGTACTCAATTAGAAGGGATTATGAACGCTTTTGGACAGCAGCCATCCAACGCGCAGACCAGCCCCATTCAGCACCACAGCGCGCAGGAGCTCCTGGATATGGCCGTGTACTGCGATAACATCGGCAGCATGTACCAGCACCAGCAAAACCTCCATCATGGTCACCACCCGCAGAGGCCGCCGGCGCATCCTCAAAGCTACGGCCTCGGTGAGTACACCTCGCCGACCAGCAACCCGTACCTGTGGCTAAACGGCCCGAGCATCGACACGTCTCCATACCTGACGGGATTGAACGGAGCATCGTACATACAGTCTGGATACGGAGCGAACCAGCGGCAGTTCTTACCCCCTCCTACCGGGTTTGGTGGAGCTGACCTCGGATGGCTGTCAATCTCTAGCCAGCAGGAACTCTTCAAAATGGTTAGGCCTCCGTACTCTTACTCAGCGCTCATAGCCATGGCTATCCAGGGCGCCGGGGACAAGAGGTTGACGCTGAGTCACATCTATCAGTATGTGGCAGAGAATTTTCCCTTTTATAAGAAGAGCAAAGCTGGCTGGCAGAACTCAATCAGACACAACCTGTCACTGAATGACTGTTTTAAGAAAGTTGCACGGGATGACGATGATCCAG GAAAGGGAAATTACTGGACGTTGGACCCAAACTGTGAGAAAATGTTCGATAACGGCAACTTccgaagaaagagaaagagaagagctgACTTGAACGgaggagacaacaacaacactgttCTTGCGGTGAAGTCAGAAGACACTGCCGCCCTGAAGGTCTCCGACACGGCCAGTATCATGAGTTCATCCCCTCCCAGCCTCCAGGACTCCCCTGGTTCCTCCGAGCCCGAATCATCCCTGTCCCCGTCTGTGGAACACAGTCCCTGTTACAACAACTTTGTCTCCACTATGAACTCGATGCTGGCGGGGAGTAACAACAGCTCTACCCGGGAGGGGGCCAGGGGGAACTTTGGTTCAGGAAGACATGCTATGGGGGATTTGTCGCCTCATCAGACCCGAGAAAACATGTCCGGACTTGGTTCATACTCGCCCTCTCAAATCACGCCATTGAACTCGGATACCACTCACCTCTCCACAGCTAATAGAATGAACTGCTACACATCCGCACAGAACAATCACAGCGGAGGCCTGGGCCTCACCAACTCTCTCCCAAACCACTTCACTGTTAATCATTTGATATATAGCCGCGAAGGGACCGAGGTCTAA